ATCATTTCAACACAGTGGCAAGATAAGACTTGGGTGCATGTTTATTTGCCTCACGACACCATAACATGATGAGGATATATCTAGCAACGTTATAACTTCATGATCAACAGCGACAAGACAATAATGACTTGGGTTTCTACACGTTGAACACAAGATAGATACACAAGACTAATTTATTTGTCATTAAGACACCAATGACAACATGGGGATCATATTTCAACAGTACTGGCCGGCCAGACATGATGCCTCGTACTGTGTCTAACCCTTTAACACATCATGATCGATGATCATGATAGATACAAGACGAAaccataacatgaaacataatatatatatgtatatgattaACTTCCCAAACTACATCAGTTTACATGACCTCAAGCAGTAGTAGTAATATTAACGTACGCTGCCCTCCCCGATTTTTACCTTCATTTTGTCCACATTTGACTTTCCATTCAGATAACGAGAGAAGAAACCTTTGACGTATTCTTCCATTCCGATCCTTCCAAATAGTGGTGGGCTATTTGTATTCAATAGGCTTTTAACAGGCCCAATCTCTGCCTCGAATTTGGGGTTAAAGAACATGGCGATGGAGATCCTTTCTTTCTCTGTATTTACTGTTACCCTGTGTTCAATGCTCTTATAGGCCCCATTGCTCAAGATCTGCAAAATGACACACCACATCATGATCACGAGTACTTTTATACACATAACTGCAATGTTTTATAAGTTCTCTGATTGAGGaaccattttgtttttttatgggcAATTTCAAATTAACTGAAACAAACTACAATTCGAGGGGATATATATAAGGATCACAACAAACActtcaaaataaacattaattacagtgcaagaaaaagaaaataaataaacggaAAATCGACTTGCAGCATGCAGTCGAGAGATCAGACGCCGCCCTGAAGAGAATTTTTTGTGCTAAAGAAAGATCCTACGTACATGAGcaagaagaagatcatgagCAGTACTAAAACAATTTTGTGATTGCGGAATCATTTATTTGTGGATACCAACGTTAGAACATATGCATGGTTGCTGTTCCTAACCCTCGATTTTCTAATTCATATTCACATGGGATATGCAGATTCCCAGCTAAGAGTTCACGAGAAAGTACTTAGGGTCAGAACTTGTCCCGCTGGGGTAACTCTCATGGCTGGCCTGTGCATGGGAGCCAAATAAGTTTAGGATTGCGCCAAGTGTCTGATCTTACCTTGAAAAGAAGCGTATGGTAACTCATCAGTTCTCGTACGTGGTGCCTGATGAATTTAGACACCCTAACTCTCATGGCTGGCCTGTGCATGGGAGCCATATAAGTTTAGGATTGCCAAGTGTCTGATCTTACCTTGAAAAGAAGCGTATGGTAACTCATAATACCAGTTCTCGTACGTGGTGCCTGATGAATTTAGACACCCTATTGATGATATCCACTAACTATAGTTGAGCAAGCTTACTAACCAGGCAAATTAAAGTCTACTCGATCGTTGCAGTCAAGGCCAGCGGCAGATCAGCCACAAACATTTAAAGATTTtgatattaattaaaacaaCTTAGTGTTAATTCACGATTTGCATGAGTATGCGTGCATGATTAGATCTTAGAGTTTAATTTCACATGTTTTGTAAGTaaatatcatcatatatatattattagaatctTGATGATCAGGACAATCATAAAGTATGATTTACTTCTTTTGGAAATGACAATACTATTAGAAATTACTATATTATACATGAAGGATTGTTATATATTGATGTTCACGAGCAGTCCAATGCggtcttttatattttactatacATGTGGTTTAAATGGAAGCTTTAATCTCCAATTTCTTGACCGAATTAATTggtgaatatatatagaaagatagACACAATATTAATTAACTTCTCAGGAAGTGGAGTACTACGTCTATGAGTATTAAATATTGTAGGACCCAAAAAAGTTTGATCAAGATCGCTAAGGTGGTTTCCAAAATCTAGAGTACTATGTTTAACATACGTCGATTGAGGTTAATTTTCTTTAGAAATTAAAGATGGGTTAGAGGCAGATCAGAGCTAGCCAAAGACGGTATATAATATGACAAACCTCCATAATGTCTCCTACGTTGACGACCAAGGCATCTGGGAGGAAGTTCACCGGCATCCAAACCCCATCTTTCTTTATCTGAAGACCTTCTACTCCATTGACTTGATGAAGGATGGTTATACCACTGGCATCGGAGTGAGGGGTAACGCCAACAACAAGTTCTGGTTGTGGGCATGGAGGATAGCAGGCCATCCTCATTGATTGCATCCCATCTACAAATAactcctctatctctctcttatCTATATTCAGACATTTTCCCATTAACCCCACAAGTGTCATGGCAAGCTCTTGCAACTCTGAGAAGTATGATTCTAAGGTGTTCCTGTCGGGAGAAGTGAAAAATATGACAAAAGTTGAGGTGTTTATCTGATCAGGGAGAGGGGGAGATAGAATTACCTCAAGGAAGAAGGGAGCTTTGGGAATAAATGTGGCTCTCTTCTCTGAATAGGGTTGATCAGCATGTAGAATCTATCACCCCAGTCAAGTTTTTGATCTTTGGATCGGATGACTGTTCCATAACCTTCAGAATCACCTGGCCTTACCTTGTATTTCGTTTTCTCTTCCATGGGAAGATTGAAGAATTCTTCCATCTCTTGTTTCAGTTTATTTAATAGTGAAGAGCTAACTCCATGGTTCACAATCTGTAATTTATACAGAACAACACATATAAGTACTATTCCAACATTTATGTTTgttatggagaaaaaaaaaaagaacaagaagaagaagaaaaactagaCAGTCCActgttattattgttataatttttattataacacAACAATATTTGATCAATATACATTGATCTTCAATTTTTCTCTCGATTAATTGTTCCAATATACACAAATTATAAGGTAatggttgaaaaatattgaagaaaacCTGAAAGACGCCCCAATCTTTGCAACTTGAATGCAACTTCTGTAGTTCTAGATCATAGCAGTCTGTGGGCTCCCCGAAGACCAACTTTTCCATATCGATTGTGGGGATCACTGCAGCCAAGGTATTAGTACTGCAGTCAGAGAGACCAAGATCAGTCTCTTGATCTCGACAGATATAGCTCTGCGGGACTACTGCTGCTGTCGACATTAGCGCTTTGGCGAACTCCTTAACACTCATGAGAACTGGATTTGAGCTTGAAAAGTCAACTCCCTCCATTGTTACAGTTTGCAATATTGTTGCTTATGATCTTACCGAGGCCTGCACCTCTTAGCACGCTGCAATGGCCTTTATATAGCCAGCTGAAAGAACTTAATTGTGGCAAAAAAGATAAGAACAGTAATAATTATGATGAGTTTGGGAATATATGCAGGAAGCCTTTGACACGAGGAAGGTAGCGCATGCATATAAGAACCaaagatattaattaaaattaaatggttCGCTTTTTCTTTCTGGTAACGTTAACGCTTTGCcatgtaattaattatcaattGTAAGTTGGTGACGCATGGAAAAGTAGTAGTGGCAGTTTTCATGCAGATCAATTGACGTACGTGTCCTAcctagatagctagctagctagttaattATTTTGCCCGCCACCTTCAATTTATTATaagaatctcatttttttttttccttttacgcTTCATGAGGTACTGAAATGTTATGCacctaatatttatttatttatgacaacctcatctcatttatttatttatttatttatttatgacaaCCTCATCTCATTGATTAAACATGATCATAACAAGTGCTGAATACAGGAGTATCCTCCATATCCACTATACGTTGAGATTCCATCAGAGTAGACAAAGCATATTTACCTAGTGTATGTGCTAATACATTGCCTTTTCTATGGATATGATTAACAGTTCAGACATCAAAACATAAGATAGTAGATCTGATTTCTGATATGATCATACCAAAATAACTCTCATCAACCGGTTGTTTCTGAATATCCATTACTACTTTTTTGGAATcacattctaaaattatttttctcattcccAAATAAACTCCAAAGTTTACTGCTGTGATAGCTCCTTTTACTTCTGCTAACAGTGGATCATGAAGTAGAGTCTAATCATGAAGTAAAGCCTGTTTCTTTCTCATGGTGGCCAATATGTTGCCTTCCTCATCCCTGACAGCTATGCCAATTCCAATCATACACTGATTTTTATTGACTGCCACGTCCCAATTGATCTTGCTAAATCCTGGTGGTGGATTTTGCCAAGTACCAGTTCTTGTCGTATTGTTATTTTCTCTGTTTGATGCCCTTGTTTCCATTATCTCAATATCTTGTAACATTTGAAGCACCTTGGTCTGTACTGATTTAGGATCAATCaagatgtttttaaaaataaattcattcctAGCTTCTCCACCAAAGATTCCATAAGGTTAGGGACagttcttccatttctttttttccaggTTACTGAACATATCTTCAAGAAGTACCTTTAAACTCTTGCATGATACCTTGCTCTTTTGGATCTTTATTGAACATTGTCCTAGAATATCATTTGCAGAGATACATTCCCATAAAATATGTTCTGTGATTTCTGGTTCTTTTAAACAAAGAGGACAAATCTGATCTTCCAAAATCTTTTTCTTGCACAAATTGACCTTGATAGGTAGAATGTTGAGGCAGGCTCTTCACAAGAAATTCTTTGCAGCAGGAGGGATATATGTATCGTGGTCCAAGCTGCATGTGGCAATTTCATGCTGAACGTTAATTTGTCCTACCTCCTCCTTAAACCAGTCTATTTTGAGACGGCTGGTCATCAATTTCATTACAAGCTGGCTTCtgctttcttttcaattttattgattaattgatttaatattctaatataatgTTTGATATTATCATAAAAGCAGCTTGCATTGCTGGATCTGAAgaaatcatcttaatttaatatatatatatatatatatacacacacacacacatacagaGTACATGCAGATCAGGCCTACACCATGGCCAGTAGGCCTGGAATAAccatattattaaatgaaaatactCTAACGtaaattataagttagtatatattattgagacAGAcgtacattaatatatataaaataaattaatataacctTAGGAAAatgtcaatatatattaataattagcatttttatctctaaaaatcTTGTTGATCAGCATGCAtgactagtactagtactagtacgTTAATTAGTTTCTCCTCTTTActcgcctttttttttttttttttttaggaatactcgccttaattaatttgtgtccatgatgacattaataatatatatataagatcaaacCTTCCACAGTTTGCTCAAGTGAAGAGAGTGATCAAGAGCTAGCTTTTTATACACCGTACGATATTCGAATGTACGAGATCTTAATTAAACGCTTGaattcatgtattttatatattttttatttggactgatcaaatattttgttcaaacttAATGTCATGAATTGAAATTGAGTTAATATCTGAATTGAACTAATGAATCGACTAAATGATCCTAATCCAATTCCAATTTTTTAGTATATCTTATCTTtttaccatataatatatatgttgaacatattttatatatatatatatatacactatatattattattatctttgaCAAATTAAAGAACATAATTGCTTTCATGTATAATGTACAACACGATCACGTATAAAGCATGTTGCATGTTAATTGTAACTCGTgtaattaatttacatgattgtttatatgaaaaaaattgagaaaaaggtGAAAATAGATAGAAACAACATTCTTTAATTCCTAGTActcatcttttatatatatatatatatatatatatatatataaatagtactgGCCAAACATACAGATCAATAATAAATACCCTTCAATGCAATATAAACAGAAAAGGTCCCataacattaatttaaaaaaataaaaatttatttctccctctcctttttcttccttcctccatCCACCCACATTGTCTATTAAGGTAGTTCTTTttgcttagttttattttgtttcattcaAGGTCGAAAAATACAGATCTAAATCTTTTTGGCAACTCTAGATTTAGATCTTGAGAGACACGCACGGCACAATAAGTAGACTCACAAGCCGCAAATCGTTTGGAGAAAAGTGGCGGTTTTGCAAGTGGTTCTCACGCGCTATGCCCTCCGACAGCTCTTCTCGCCACACACGCCAAATCATTGAGCTCGCCACCGCCAAATCTTTCAGATCTAACATTTGTGGCTGAGACAAGTTGCGTGTTGCCTTTATGCGCCATCATAGATTTTGAAATCTATCAGAGTTGATCCAAACTGTAATCCGTCATTTTTCGTATCTATCTTACTGCTTTCCTTTTTGGtttccttattattaattaaaataaaaaaagagttcgTATCTAGGACTTTTGTTTGTAGAGGTTGAGTCATCTCCTTCTATGAAAGTCGTGAGGTTGTGCTATCTCTATAGAGAGTATCAACAGTAGTGAAGACCAGATCAgtcacaaaaagaaatagtgtaCTGGTGGAGTTCTAAAtacattattttgatttatgatgttatgtttgATATAGGGACATCTTAGAATATATCTGTTCATGGATGTaagtttcttaattaataaattatgacAATTtcccttaaaaataaaataaatatatatgtgttatATGTATATACGCATGAGTCACACATATGCAT
This genomic interval from Juglans regia cultivar Chandler chromosome 3, Walnut 2.0, whole genome shotgun sequence contains the following:
- the LOC108998031 gene encoding protein SRG1-like isoform X2 — encoded protein: MEGVDFSSSNPVLMSVKEFAKALMSTAAVVPQSYICRDQETDLGLSDCSTNTLAAVIPTIDMEKLVFGEPTDCYDLELQKLHSSCKDWGVFQIVNHGVSSSLLNKLKQEMEEFFNLPMEEKTKYKVRPGDSEGYGTVIRSKDQKLDWGDRFYMLINPIQRREPHLFPKLPSSLRNTLESYFSELQELAMTLVGLMGKCLNIDKREIEELFVDGMQSMRMACYPPCPQPELVVGVTPHSDASGITILHQVNGVEGLQIKKDGVWMPVNFLPDALVVNVGDIMEILSNGAYKSIEHRVTVNTEKERISIAMFFNPKFEAEIGPVKSLLNTNSPPLFGRIGMEEYVKGFFSRYLNGKSNVDKMKVKIGEGSVR
- the LOC108998031 gene encoding protein SRG1-like isoform X1, encoding MEGVDFSSSNPVLMSVKEFAKALMSTAAVVPQSYICRDQETDLGLSDCSTNTLAAVIPTIDMEKLVFGEPTDCYDLELQKLHSSCKDWGVFQIVNHGVSSSLLNKLKQEMEEFFNLPMEEKTKYKVRPGDSEGYGTVIRSKDQKLDWGDRFYMLINPIQRREPHLFPKLPSSLRNTLESYFSELQELAMTLVGLMGKCLNIDKREIEELFVDGMQSMRMACYPPCPQPELVVGVTPHSDASGITILHQVNGVEGLQIKKDGVWMPVNFLPDALVVNVGDIMEILSNGAYKSIEHRVTINAEKERISIAMFFNPKFEAEIGPVKSLLNTNSPPLFGRIGMEEYVKGFFSCYLNRKSNVDKMKITKIGEGNVVR